From Kwoniella europaea PYCC6329 chromosome 3, complete sequence, one genomic window encodes:
- a CDS encoding 60S ribosomal protein L26 — protein sequence MSSPLSKELRKQHTARSIPIRKDDEVLIVRGKYKGREGKVTQVYRKKWVIHVDRVHIEKSNAATVPVGIHPSNVVITSLKLDSDRKAILERKGAKSSSSEDVEMKE from the exons AtgtcttctcctctttcaaaGGAATTGAGAAAGCAACACACT GCCCGATCAATCCCTATCAGAAAGGATGACGAAGTTTTGATCGTTAGAGGTAAATACAAGGGCCGAGAGGGTAAAGTGACTCAA GTCTACAGAAAGAAATGGGTCATCCACGTCGACCGAGTCCACATTGAAAAATCCAACGCCGCTACCGTCCCAGTTGGTATCCACCCTTCCAACGTAGTCATCACCTCCCTCAAACTTGATTCCGACCGAAAAGCCATCCTCGAGAGAAAAGGTGctaaatcctcttcttccgaagatgttgagatgaaGGAATAA